A section of the Triticum dicoccoides isolate Atlit2015 ecotype Zavitan chromosome 7A, WEW_v2.0, whole genome shotgun sequence genome encodes:
- the LOC119331369 gene encoding zinc finger protein 36-like: MVAAAMQALFDQTDLSLSLSLVPAAAPALNKDDYLAICLAALAKSGQQVQGMEGQARVWRPAPAPAQELRFSCAVCGKAFASYQALGGHKSSHRKPPPTGERCVVVAQASAGAGSEASAAASSGGSSGGPHQCTVCGRGFATGQALGGHKRCHYWDGTSVSMSVSVSVSASSSVLRNFDLNLLPMPENVNAGLKRWAEEEEVQSPLPAKKLRLLL; this comes from the coding sequence ATGGTTGCCGCCGCCATGCAGGCCCTCTTTGACCAGACCGACctgtccctctccctctccctggtccccgccgccgcgccggcgcTCAACAAGGACGACTACCTCGCCATCTGCCTCGCcgcgctcgccaaaagcgggcagcAGGTGCAGGGGATGGAGGGGCAAGCGAGAGTGTGGCGCCCGGCCCCCGCGCCGGCGCAGGAGCTGCGCTTCAGCTGCGCGGTCTGCGGGAAGGCCTTCGCGTCGTACCAGGCGCTCGGCGGGCACAAGTCGAGCCACCGCAAGCCGCCGCCCACCGGAGAGCGGTGCGTCGTGGTGGCGCAGGCGTCCGCGGGCGCTGGGTCGGAGGCGAGCGCGGCGGCGTCCTCGGGCGGGAGCAGCGGCGGCCCGCACCAGTGCACCGTCTGCGGGCGGGGCTTCGCGACCGGGCAGGCGCTCGGCGGGCACAAGCGCTGCCACTActgggacggcacctccgtgtccatgtccgtctccgtctccgtgtCGGCGTCGTCCTCCGTGCTGAGGAACTTCGACCTGAACCTGCTGCCCATGCCGGAGAACGTTAATGCCGGGTtgaagaggtgggccgaggaggaggaggtgcagaGCCCTCTCCCCGCCAAGAAGCTCAGGCTTTTGCTgtaa